The proteins below come from a single Desulfitobacterium metallireducens DSM 15288 genomic window:
- a CDS encoding 5' nucleotidase, NT5C type yields MRIGVDIDGVTSDSYTVWLRELNQYFNKNISILEDYDIHLVYDVSWDEMNDFFKQNMEHLFMLPQPMKGAKQGIESLIAQGHEIIYVTARSADEEEVTLRWMDKYKIPYDNVVFSDFKSKVDLARQWQLELFIEDYMKNAEAISESGIPVLLLNASYNQGEMTKGIKRCRDWMEIVNVLNRI; encoded by the coding sequence TTGCGGATTGGTGTTGACATTGACGGGGTGACTTCGGATAGTTATACGGTGTGGCTTAGGGAGCTTAATCAATATTTTAACAAGAATATTTCCATCCTCGAGGATTATGATATACACCTAGTGTATGATGTTTCTTGGGATGAGATGAATGACTTCTTTAAGCAGAATATGGAACACCTCTTTATGTTGCCTCAACCGATGAAAGGGGCAAAGCAAGGGATTGAATCCCTTATTGCACAAGGACATGAGATTATCTATGTTACTGCTCGCTCTGCAGACGAGGAAGAGGTAACATTGCGCTGGATGGATAAATACAAAATTCCGTATGATAATGTTGTGTTCTCTGATTTCAAAAGTAAAGTCGATTTGGCCCGACAATGGCAACTTGAACTCTTCATCGAAGACTATATGAAAAATGCTGAAGCAATTTCTGAATCAGGAATCCCGGTTTTACTGTTGAACGCGAGTTATAACCAAGGAGAGATGACAAAGGGGATCAAGCGGTGCAGAGATTGGATGGAGATTGTTAACGTCCTTAATAGGATATAA
- a CDS encoding nitrous oxide-stimulated promoter family protein, with product MNKMSRIEREKQTVGLLIKLYCHDKHHPHEELCRDCQILFDYAQQRLDHCKFGEDKTVCGDCTVHCYKIEMREKIISIMRYSGPRILFHHPIVAIQHLIDKKAHPPKKNN from the coding sequence ATGAACAAAATGTCCAGAATTGAACGTGAGAAGCAGACGGTAGGACTTCTTATTAAGCTTTACTGTCATGATAAACATCACCCTCATGAAGAGCTCTGCCGGGATTGTCAGATCCTTTTTGATTACGCTCAGCAACGTCTGGACCATTGCAAGTTTGGAGAGGATAAGACGGTTTGTGGAGATTGCACAGTCCATTGCTATAAAATAGAGATGCGGGAGAAGATCATCAGCATCATGCGTTATTCCGGTCCCCGCATTCTTTTTCACCACCCTATCGTTGCAATTCAGCATCTTATTGATAAAAAAGCCCATCCCCCGAAGAAGAATAATTAA